The Bremerella cremea sequence GTAGCCGCGCGGAACTTTCGGTTGCCATTGGCGACGAAGTCATCTATGGCAAGTACAGCGGTAGCGACATCGAAATCGATGGCGACGAGTACAAGATCCTTCGCGAGACCGAAATCCTGGCCAAGGTTGTCAACGACTAACCTTGTGTCCTCGATTTTTGTCTTGTCCTAAACCGCATTCAGTTTTTATCACATAAGGATTCTTAGCGTGGCAAAACAACTGCTTTTCGAGGATCATGCCCGAGCCAAAATGCTCAAGGGCATCGACAAGCTGGCCGACGCTGTCGCCGTTACGATGGGTCCAACCGGTCGTAACGTGATCATCAACAAGTCGTTCGGTGGCCCCACGGTCACCAAAGACGGTGTCACCGTAGCCAAAGAAATCGAACTGGAAGACCGGTTCGAAAACATGGGCGCCAAGCTCGTCAACGAAGTCGCCAGCAAGACTTCGGACGTCGCCGGTGACGGTACCACCACCGCCACCGTCTTGGCCCGAGCCATCTTCAAGGAAGGCATCCGCAACATTGTTGCCGGTAGCAATCCAACTGCGATTCGTCGTGGTATTGAAAAGGCCGTAGCCGCTGCCGAAGACTTCCTGCTTAACCTGGCCAAGCCAGTCAACAGCAAGGAAGACGTCGCCAACATCGGTACCATCAGTGCCAACAACGATCGCGCTATTGGCGACCTATTGGCCGAAGCCCTGCACCGCGTTGGCCAAGATGGCGTTATCACCGTCGAAGAAGGCAAGAGCCGCGAAACGACCGTCGATTACGTCGAAGGGATGCAGTTCGACAAGGGGTACATCTCCCCTTACTTCATCAACCGTCCTGCCGAAATGGATGTGGAGATGGAAGACGCCTACATCCTGTACCACGAAAAGAAGATCAGCAATCTGCGTGAGCTGATTCCGCTGCTGGAACAGGTCGGCAACACCGGCAAGCCGCTATTGATCGTGTCGGAAGACATCGAAGGGGAAGCCCTGACCGCGTTGGTCGTCAACCGTTTGCGTGGCGTGCTGAACATCGCCGCCGTTAAGGCTCCTGGCTTCGGCGATCGCCGTAAGGCCATGCTCGCTGACATGGCCGTCCTGACTGGCGGTACCGTCATCAGTGAAGACCTGGGCGTCACGCTCGACAAGGTCCAACTGAGCCAACTTGGTACAGCCAAGAAGATCAACATCACCAAAGATAAGACGACCATCGTCGAAGGTGGTGGCGACAAGAAGGCTCTCGAAACTCGAATCGCTCAGTTGAAGCGTCAGATCGAAGAAACCGATAGCGAGTACGATCGCGAAAAGTACCAGGAACGTCTGGCCAAGCTTTCCGGTGGTGTTGCGGTGATCTCGGTCGGTGCGGAAACCGAAGCCGAAATGAAGCAAACCAAAGCCCGCGTCGAAGACGCCCTGCACGCCACGCGTGCTGCGGTGGAAGAAGGCGTTCTACCAGGCGGTGGTGTTGCTTTGGTTCGTGCGATCGAAGCGGTCGAAAAAGCCCGCTCGTCAGCCCGTGGCGACGAAAAGATCGGCGTGGACATCATTCTCAGAGCATTGCCTGCTCCGATGCGTCAGATCGCCGACAACTGCGGCATCGACGGCAACGTGGTTGTCGACGAAGTTCTGCAGAAGTCGACCAACTTTGGCTACGACGCCTATAAAGGCGAATACGTCGACATGGTCAAAGCTGGCGTTATCGATCCTGCCAAGGTTGTGCGTACCGCGCTGAGCAACGCGGCCAGCATTGCTGGTTTGCTGTTGACCACCGAAGCGTTGGTTACCAACCTGGAAAAGGAAGATTCCAAGCATGCCCCGGAAGGTGTTGTTCGCTAAACCGAGGTTTTGCCGAACGAATTGGGTATCCGCTTATTAAAAGCGGCTACCATCGACGAAATAAACAACGGGCTGAATCTCTTCCAGGGACCAGCCCGTTTTATTTCTAGCTCTGCCTAGGTGAGAACACGATGGCGACGAAAATCGACTATTACGAAGTCCTGGGAGTGGAACGCTCTGCCTCGCAGGGCGAAATCTCGAAGGCCTATCGAAAACTAGCGATCAAGTATCACCCTGATTCAAATCCTGGGGACGAGGATGCTGTTATTCGCTTTAAAGCCGCTGCGGAAGCCTATGAGGTTCTTAGCGATTCCGATAAGCGGGCTCGTTACGATCAATACGGCCACGCCGGGGTCGATGGCAACCAGCGTTCCAGCTTCCACGACGTCGAAGACATTATGGAAGCCTTCGGAGACATCTTTGGTGGTGGTGTCTTCAGCGATATCTTCGGACGTGGCGGTGGCCGCGGAGGCCGTCGACGCGTGCGTAAAGGGGCCGATATCCAGGTCCGGGTCACGCTTGATCTCGAAGAAGCTGCCACCGGCGTCCAACGCGAGATTCAAGTCGATCGCCGCGTCGCCTGTGGTCCCTGCGGTGGCTCTGGGGCGAAACCTGGCTCGCAGCCGGAACCATGTAATCGTTGTGGCGGCCTAGGGCAAGTCGTCCAGCAAGCTGGCATTCTGCGGGTTCAAACGACCTGTCCTTCCTGCGGTGGTCAAGGAACCATCATCAGCGATCCTTGCCCCGAATGCCGAGGCAACGGTTTCACAACTCGCCGCGTGAACATGGACGTCTCGATTCCAGCCGGGGTCGACGACGGAATGCGAGTTCGTCTGGCAGGCGAAGGGCAACCTAGCCCCGATGGTGGTCCTCCAGGTGATTGCTACTGTCATATTTCGATTCGTAAGCATCGCATCTTCGAACGAGAAGGGGATCACCTGATCCTCAAAATGCCGATTACCTACACCCAGGCAGTCCTGGGAAGCGAAATCGAAGTTCCGACCCTCAATGGCCCGGCAACCCTAACGGTTCCGCCCGGTTCGGGATCGTCGGAAGTCTTTAAGATGCGTGGCAAAGGGATGCCCGATCCCCATGGTCGCGGTCATGGCGACTTATACGTGCAAACCTATATCGAAGTCCCCAAGAAACTCGATCCCAAGCAAGAAGAAATCTTGCGGGAACTGGCCGAGTACGAACATACCAACGTCAGCCCGCACCGCAAATCTTTCTTGGAATCGATACGCGACTACTTGTTCTCGTCGCATGACGAAAAAGAAACCAAGAAGAAAAGCTGAACAAGGAGCCTAAGCCGTGCCTGCAGAACATCCCAATACCGATCCCCCCGAAAATCCAACTCAACCAGCAAACGATCCCCAACCAGGGACAACAGGCGAGACAGCAGATGCTTTCTTCGCCGCATCGGATGCGGAAATGGATCACTTGAAACAAGAACTGATCGACGCCGAGAAGCGTGTCCTGTTAGCACAAGCCGACCTCGAGAACTTCCGCAAACGCATGCGACGCGAGCGGGAAGACGAGCTAAAGTACGCCAACGTCCCTCTACTGACCGACCTGCTGCCGGTTGTCGACAACCTACAACGTGGGATCGAATCGGCCGAGAAAAGCGAGCAGACCAGCGCCCTGCTGGATGGCATCAAGCTTGTCGAAAAGCAATTGATCGAAGCCATGACGAAAAGAGGCTGCGAACCGATCGAAGCCCAAGGTCAACCGTTCGATCCGAATCTGCACGATGCAATCCTACAGCAGCCCAGTGCCGACGTAGACCCGGGCACCGTGCTGCACGTTGCTCAGGTTGGCTATAAGCTGTATGACCGCGTAATTCGCCCGAGCCAAGTGATTGTCTCCAAAGCCCCTGAATAACCCCAGTGGCTTCACCTTCCCCACAATTGGGCGGCAGGTGACCGAAGTGCGGAAAACCGCTTGCGTATGGGTTGATATAATTAGCCGACCAAACATTTCCATGGCCTGATTGAGGTTTCCGTGTAATGCCCACCTACGAATACCAGTGCGACGCTTGCAATCACAAGTTCGAGGAATTCCAATCGATCTCGGCTGATCCGCTCACAAAGTGCCCGGAATGCAAGAAAAAGAAATTGCGTCGCCTCTTTAGCACTGGTGGCGGTTTACTTTTCAAGGGATCAGGGTTTTACATCACTGACTACCGTAGCGATTCGTACAAGAAGAGCGCTGAAAAAGGTACGAAGAGCAGCGAATCCTCAAAGCCTGCCAAGAGCGATTCGAAGGGGAGTTCCGGCTCCAGTTCGTCGTCCAGCTAATCAGAAGGAGGCCATTTTGGCACCCCTGCGTTGTCCGACTTGCCGTCACGTATTTGAAAGTACCTATACCGTCGCGATGCCTTTTTGCAGCGAGCGTTGCCGCCAGATTGACCTGGGACAATGGCTCGACGAAGAGCACGCATTACCCCTGGACATCGAAAAGCACCTCGAAGAACAGGCCACCCAGCCACCGGAAAACGACGATCCAGACGACGAAGTTTCGTGGTAGTGACGTTTTAATGGTTTGTTTCTCTGCCTATAATTCTGGCTCAAAACAAACCGCAGGTCAGAGGAGCTAGCTGCATGTCGGAGGAGCGCGGTCTACTACGAGCCATATCGTGGCATGAATGTTTCCCTTGGCTGATTCTCTTTCGGGCAGCCCTTATTGGTTTTTACCTGCGGGTCATGTTCCTCGCTTACGTGGGCGTATGCGTGCTGAGTATTGGCCTCTGGATCGGCGATTCAGTCTTCACTTGGCATGGAACACCAGACCTACCGGTGGCCGAGGTAGAAGCCGCCTCGCTGGCCAAACAAGCTTCCGCCGAGATGGCCTTGGAAATGTCTGGCCCCGCTCAGCAGCTCACTTCCTTTCTAACGACCCCGCTTCACCCCCTCTACGAATTAGTCTTTGAGCGTAAATTTACGTTCTTAGGTGGCCTAAAACGTATTTTTCTCATCGTTTGGTATACGGCCACCTTAGCGATCTTTGGAGGCGCCATTTCCCGAATCGCAGCGATGGAGTTTTCGATCAATGATCGCTGCGGCCTAAAAGGTGCTATGGGGCACTCGCGACGGAAGTTCATGGGTTATTTTTTGGCGCCCATTTTCCCGCTTATCGGTGTGGCCTTATTGATGACCATCTTGCTGGCGATTGGCTTGCTCAATTGGCTAGGCACTTGGATGGCCATTTTAACTGGGATTTTCGGATTTATCGCCGTCTTTGTGGCGTTTGTCATCGGCATGCTTCTGGTCCCACTTTTGGTCGGCTGGCCGCTGATGTGGGGAGCGATTAGCACTGAGAACTCCGATCACTTCGACGCCCTTAGCCGCAGCTATGCCTACATCACCCAACGCCCGTTTCACTATTTGTGGTACCTGAGTGTCGCGTGCCTGGCAGGCTCGGTGGGCTTATTTGCAATTACCTTGTTAGCCACCGTCATGTCCCTGGCACTAAGCACCGGACTAGCATGGGGCCAAGGAAACGAGCAAACGCTGGCCATTGCGACACACTCAATGGCAGGTCCGATCTGGCGATTCTGGGGAGAAGCGATTGTTCGCCTGGTGCCTGCTTACTCATTCGGCTACTTCTTCGCGGTGTTCTCCGGCATTTATTTGCTGTTGCGGCGTGATGTCGATCAGGCAGAGATGGATGAAATCGTCCTCGACGACAACCAACCCCGCTTCGCTATGCCGGCCTTAAATAAGAGCCTCGACGGTAGCGACGAAGAAGCAGAAAAGCCAGAAGCTAAGTAAACCGCTTCATGGCTTCCGATCTGTTTTGCTGCGGGCAGAAACTAACCGGCAGCTAGTTGTGTCAGAATGGTGCCAACTTTCTGGTGAAACTGCCCGTTGGTCAGCACATCGGCTCCGGCCTCTTTTGCTTGGGCCAGCAGATCGACTTGCACGTGCGGGCCGTGAACCAAGACACGTAGCTCTGGATGTTGCGCTTTGGCTTCTTGAATCGTACTGATTGCATCCCGTGCTGGCGGGTTCAAGTCGACAATCAACGCGATTGTTTCGTCGTTGATCGATTCCAAGAGCCCTTTCTTCGAGCCAATCACCTTCAAAGCAATCCCTTGAGCATTGGCAGGGCCTTGGACACGGGAGGTCGACATCAAGTCGGCGGTAAAATAGAGAATCACTGGATATCCTAGCTCGAGGCTTAAACTGCGGAAGGTCCGCGTTCCTTGCCCCCGATTTGCACAACTTGTTCGATCGGAATAACGAGAATCTTGCCGTCGCCAATGTTCCCTTCCACTCCGGTACGAGCCACATTCTCGATGATGGCCAGCGTCCGTTCGAGGAAATCGTCGTTCACTGCGACTTCAACAATCACTTTCCGTAACAGATTCGTCTGATATTCAATCCCGCGAAATGTAGCCGTTTGGCCGCGTTGCCGTCCGTAACCTTCGGCATCGAAAACCGTGAGGCGTTCGACAGCAACTTCCGCCAGGGCAGTCCGTACGCTGTCCAACTTCGTCGGTTGAATTACGGCGACAATTAGTTTCACGCTAGGAACTCCGGCGGGAATCGAGATATAGATACTCGCTGTTCTACCAAAAGACCCCGGCAGCCCGCCAGATGGCGGTTACTCTGCCTTCTTCATAACGTGGGCATCGGCAAACTGCATGTAGCGTTGCCAATCAGAAGCTAGAACATCGTGCTTGCCGGGGCGAACAACATACCCCAGGCGGCTCAAGACCGGCTGGTCAACCTTGGGCATCTCGTCAATCGCCAGGCCTTCTACCCCCAGCAATTCATAAACGGGACTGGCATAGTGGGCCGAGAGAAACTCGCCATGCGGATCGGCCCAACGATCTTCCTCGGCACTGCAAACCAAGCAGGGACGAGGCGCGACCAATGCGATCAACTCGTGCTGATCGACCGGACAAGCATCTTCGTTGTGGTTGTACTTTGTGAAGTTATCGCAGAACCAATGCGGGAACGACGTGTTAATCCGCTTAACCGATTCACCAAAACGACGTCGCGACAAAGCCGCCCCACCGCAGCCCGAGTTATTCGAGATAACCGCCGCAAAACGAGGATCGGTTGCCCCGGCCCAAAGCGCCGTTTTCCCCAAACGCGAGTGCCCCATGGCAATCACTTTCGAGCCGTCAATCTCTTTATCTTGTTGCAAGTAATCCAAAGCCCGGCTCATTCCCCAGGCCCAAGCGGCAATGCTACCCCATTGATCTGGTTTCGGCTGAGTCTGACCATCTTCGTAAAAGTAAGGGTGGATGCCATTTTGAAATTTGTCGTCGAAATCAGGATCGATGTCTCCGTAATAGGCGGTTGCCAACCCGTAGCCATTTTCCACGATCATCTCGACCGGCCAACGTGAAGTGCTCGCGCCACGCAGTTTTTCTGTCGGCTTGTGATCGTCGACACCTTTTTCAGTACTATTTCGTAACCAGCTTTTCGGCAATTGAATCGCAGGATCGTCTTGAATCGAGGCATTACCAAAGAAATTCAGCGTCATGAACGTCGGAACCGGCTGATCGGTTTTCGGCAGATACACTAATAGATTCAGAACCGGCCCCTCTGGATCGTCCGTCAAACGAATGGCCACCTGCCGCCGACGAGCTTTGCCCGCAAGTGCATCGTCGGACGTCTCGATCACCTCGAACGAAAGCTTATCAGGGGCTGCCGGCGACTTGCCATAGACATCTTTCTCGAACAGCTTCAACAGTTCAGGCCGCCGGATCTCGTTCCAGGTCTGGGCCGATTCAATCTTCGTTCCATCGGCCGCCACGAGCGGATCTGGCAGGGTGAACTTAGGCACATCGGCTTCGTCGTAAATGACTTTTTCTTGCTGCGCGTGAAGCATAGGGGTGGCCGACAGGACAAGGGTAAGGCAGGAAAAAACAAACGAGCAGCGTTTTCGATATCTCATGACAGATCTCAAGCGAGTAGGAAAATCAAAGGCGGGAGTTCAGCGAAGTCGCTTCATTCTAACGCTTCGTGCCAAGCAGCCCCAGCAGTTTTTCCCTTGTTTGTGAACCCTGCCGGGGGATTTCGGTCCTTTTAGGCAGCAGGCAGAGAAGCCGTTATTGCAACAAGGATTAAGGGCGAGAAAAGTGGAGAGAGCAGGTAGCCATCGACATGTTATCGACAATTTTTCCACGTTTTGCCGTACCCTTCGCACCCCCTTAACACAATTGGCCTACAGTCCCGCTAATTCGGCCTGAGACACCTTTCGCAGGTTCCCCTGAAAAAATGGTGTTTTTGGTCGGAACTATGTTATGTTGAAGGTCTTACACGTCGGACTACCGAACGCGAGCGGTCGGGGTCCATACGTTGCATCCCCTTCCTAGCCCCAACGCCTACT is a genomic window containing:
- a CDS encoding DNA gyrase inhibitor YacG, yielding MAPLRCPTCRHVFESTYTVAMPFCSERCRQIDLGQWLDEEHALPLDIEKHLEEQATQPPENDDPDDEVSW
- a CDS encoding acetylxylan esterase, producing MLHAQQEKVIYDEADVPKFTLPDPLVAADGTKIESAQTWNEIRRPELLKLFEKDVYGKSPAAPDKLSFEVIETSDDALAGKARRRQVAIRLTDDPEGPVLNLLVYLPKTDQPVPTFMTLNFFGNASIQDDPAIQLPKSWLRNSTEKGVDDHKPTEKLRGASTSRWPVEMIVENGYGLATAYYGDIDPDFDDKFQNGIHPYFYEDGQTQPKPDQWGSIAAWAWGMSRALDYLQQDKEIDGSKVIAMGHSRLGKTALWAGATDPRFAAVISNNSGCGGAALSRRRFGESVKRINTSFPHWFCDNFTKYNHNEDACPVDQHELIALVAPRPCLVCSAEEDRWADPHGEFLSAHYASPVYELLGVEGLAIDEMPKVDQPVLSRLGYVVRPGKHDVLASDWQRYMQFADAHVMKKAE
- the dnaJ gene encoding molecular chaperone DnaJ, whose product is MATKIDYYEVLGVERSASQGEISKAYRKLAIKYHPDSNPGDEDAVIRFKAAAEAYEVLSDSDKRARYDQYGHAGVDGNQRSSFHDVEDIMEAFGDIFGGGVFSDIFGRGGGRGGRRRVRKGADIQVRVTLDLEEAATGVQREIQVDRRVACGPCGGSGAKPGSQPEPCNRCGGLGQVVQQAGILRVQTTCPSCGGQGTIISDPCPECRGNGFTTRRVNMDVSIPAGVDDGMRVRLAGEGQPSPDGGPPGDCYCHISIRKHRIFEREGDHLILKMPITYTQAVLGSEIEVPTLNGPATLTVPPGSGSSEVFKMRGKGMPDPHGRGHGDLYVQTYIEVPKKLDPKQEEILRELAEYEHTNVSPHRKSFLESIRDYLFSSHDEKETKKKS
- the groL gene encoding chaperonin GroEL (60 kDa chaperone family; promotes refolding of misfolded polypeptides especially under stressful conditions; forms two stacked rings of heptamers to form a barrel-shaped 14mer; ends can be capped by GroES; misfolded proteins enter the barrel where they are refolded when GroES binds), coding for MAKQLLFEDHARAKMLKGIDKLADAVAVTMGPTGRNVIINKSFGGPTVTKDGVTVAKEIELEDRFENMGAKLVNEVASKTSDVAGDGTTTATVLARAIFKEGIRNIVAGSNPTAIRRGIEKAVAAAEDFLLNLAKPVNSKEDVANIGTISANNDRAIGDLLAEALHRVGQDGVITVEEGKSRETTVDYVEGMQFDKGYISPYFINRPAEMDVEMEDAYILYHEKKISNLRELIPLLEQVGNTGKPLLIVSEDIEGEALTALVVNRLRGVLNIAAVKAPGFGDRRKAMLADMAVLTGGTVISEDLGVTLDKVQLSQLGTAKKINITKDKTTIVEGGGDKKALETRIAQLKRQIEETDSEYDREKYQERLAKLSGGVAVISVGAETEAEMKQTKARVEDALHATRAAVEEGVLPGGGVALVRAIEAVEKARSSARGDEKIGVDIILRALPAPMRQIADNCGIDGNVVVDEVLQKSTNFGYDAYKGEYVDMVKAGVIDPAKVVRTALSNAASIAGLLLTTEALVTNLEKEDSKHAPEGVVR
- a CDS encoding P-II family nitrogen regulator, with amino-acid sequence MKLIVAVIQPTKLDSVRTALAEVAVERLTVFDAEGYGRQRGQTATFRGIEYQTNLLRKVIVEVAVNDDFLERTLAIIENVARTGVEGNIGDGKILVIPIEQVVQIGGKERGPSAV
- the grpE gene encoding nucleotide exchange factor GrpE is translated as MPAEHPNTDPPENPTQPANDPQPGTTGETADAFFAASDAEMDHLKQELIDAEKRVLLAQADLENFRKRMRREREDELKYANVPLLTDLLPVVDNLQRGIESAEKSEQTSALLDGIKLVEKQLIEAMTKRGCEPIEAQGQPFDPNLHDAILQQPSADVDPGTVLHVAQVGYKLYDRVIRPSQVIVSKAPE
- a CDS encoding FmdB family zinc ribbon protein; the encoded protein is MPTYEYQCDACNHKFEEFQSISADPLTKCPECKKKKLRRLFSTGGGLLFKGSGFYITDYRSDSYKKSAEKGTKSSESSKPAKSDSKGSSGSSSSSS